A region from the Panthera uncia isolate 11264 chromosome D3 unlocalized genomic scaffold, Puncia_PCG_1.0 HiC_scaffold_8, whole genome shotgun sequence genome encodes:
- the SSH1 gene encoding protein phosphatase Slingshot homolog 1 isoform X1 — MALVTLQRSPTPSAASSSASNSELEAGSDEDRKVNLSLSESFFMVKGAALFLQQGNSPQSQRSLQHPHKHAGDLPQHLQIMINLLRCEDRIKLAVRLESAWAERVRYMVVVDSSGRQDTEESILLGVDFSSKESKSCTIGMVLRLWSDTKIHLDGDGGFSVSTAGRMHVFKPVSVQAMWSALQVLHKACEVARRHNYFPGGVALIWATYYESCISSDQSCINEWNAMQDLESTRPDSPALFVDKPTEGERTERLIKAKLRSIMMSQDLENVTSKEIRNELETQMNCNLKEFKEFIDNEMLLILGQMDKPSLIFDHLYLGSEWNASNLEELQGSGVDYILNVTREIDNFFPGLFAYHNIRVYDEETTDLLAHWNEAYHFINKAKRNHSKCLVHCKMGVSRSASTVIAYAMKEFGWPLEKAYNYVKQKRSITRPNAGFMRQLSEYEGILDASKQRHNKLWRQQGDTCLQPPTEDPAGSGDFLPETLDGTPEAQLPCLDDAAQPGFPDSRAPGGAALPCCFRRLSDPLLHPPGGETRSVVHLEDLERDALLEEAAEATEAHRPAAHPQEASGPCEKEVKKKLEFGSPKARSGWSPQVEEMEGEEAPGAGRWGRPPPQLDQSLLNRENLNNNNSKRSCPEDFEHDAIFGILNKVKPSYKSCADCMYPTASGAPEAFRERGENPGAPAICTQPTFLPHLTSSPVAYTSSRARALERLGSGPSESPPFLPPAGSRRSDGGGSGAEAAPEPPASLSEPSRETQRALPKSLLLKNSHCDKNPPSMEVAKDESPPKKDPKPAKDLRLLFSKEAEKPTTNSYLMQHQESIIQLQKAGLVRKHTKELERLKGTPADPASPSRDGTTSRLEASIPEENPAPPGPLPLPRLSGSDEKSEALPAPLEGAPLKSPTPFLCRLDHTSHFSKDFLKTICYTPTSSSMSSNLTRSSSSDSIHSVRGKPGLVKQRTQEIETRLRLAGLTVSSPLKRSHSLAKLGSLNFSTEDLSGEVDTSTLADSRDAKLGEPSFSCEPRANPRNPAATSPPSGKPASENLRSPLWMSRS; from the exons CTTAAGTGAGAGCTTTTTCATGGTGAAAGGAGCGGCCCTCTTCTTACAACAGGGAAACAGCCCTCAAAGCCAGCGAAGTCTTCAGCATCCCCACAAGCATGCAG GTGACCTGCCCCaacatctgcaaataatgatCAACCTCCTGCGTTGTGAAGATCGGATCAAGCTG GCCGTGCGCTTGGAGAGCGCCTGGGCGGAGCGGGTCCGGTACATGGTGGTGGTAGACAGCAGCGGGCGCCAGGACACGGAGGAGAGCATCTTGCTGGGAGTCGACTTTTCCAGTAAGGAGAG TAAAAGCTGTACCATCGGGATGGTTCTCCGGCTGTGGAGCGACACGAAAATCCACCTCGACGGAGATGG tgggttcagcgtcAGCACAGCGGGACGGATGCACGTCTTCAAGCCCGTGTCTGTCCAGGCCATGTG gtCTGCCCTGCAGGTCCTTCACAAGGCCTGCGAAGTGGCACGGAGACACAACTACTTCCCCGGCGGCGTGGCTCTCATCTGGGCCACCTACTATGAGAGCTGCATCAGCTCCGATCAGAGCTGCATCAACGAGTGGAACGCCATGCAGGACCTGGAGTCCACGCGGCCCGACTCCCCGGCCCTGTTTGTGGACAA GCCAACTGAAGGGGAGAGGACCGAGCGCCTCATCAAAGCCAAGCTCCGGAGCATCATGATGAGCCAGGATCTGGAAAACGTGACCTCAAAAGAA ATCCGTAATGAATTAGAGACGCAGATGAACTGTAACTTGAAAGAATTCAAGGAATTCATAGACAACGAGATGCTCCTTATCTTGGGACAGATGGACAAACCCTCCCTCATCTTCGACCATCTTTATCTC GGCTCTGAATGGAATGCGTCCAATCTGGAGGAGCTGCAGGGCTCAGG TGTTGACTACATTTTAAATGTCACTagagaaatagataattttttcCCTGGCTTATTTGCATATCATAACATCCGAGTCTACGACGAGGAAACAACAGACCTTCTTGCCCACTGGAACGAGGCGTACCATTTTATAAACAAAGCGAA gaGGAACCATTCCAAGTGCCTGGTGCATTGCAAGATGGGTGTCAGCCGATCCGCTTCCACGGTCATAGCCTACGCGATGAAGGAGTTTGGCTGGCCTCTGGAAAAAGCGTACAACTACGTGAAGCAGAAGCGCAGCATTACACGCCCCAACGCGGGCTTTATGAGGCAGCTGTCTGAGTATGAAGGCATCTTGGACGCGAG CAAACAACGACACAACAAGCTGTGGCGCCAGCAGGGCGACACCTGCCTCCAGCCGCCCACGGAGGACCCCGCAGGGTCTGGGGACTTCTTGCCGGAGACCCTGGACGGCACCCCAGAGGCCCAGCTGCCCTGCCTGGACGACGCTGCCCAGCCTGGGTTCCCAGACAGCAGGGCCCCAGGAGGAGCCGCCCTCCCCTGCTGCTTCCGGCGACTCTCAGACCCCCTCCTGCATCCCCCCGGCGGCGAGACCCGCAGCGTGGTCCACCTGGAGGACCTGGAGAGGGACGCCCTCCTGGAGGAAGCAGCCGAGGCGACCGAGGCACACAGGCCGGCCGCACATCCCCAGGAAGCTTCCGGACCCTGCGAGAAGGAGGTGAAGAAGAAGCTGGAGTTCGGGAGCCCCAAGGCCCGGAGTGGCTGGTCGCCCCAGGTGGAGGAGATGGAAGGGGAGGAGGCCCCGGGAGCAGGGCGGTGGGGGCGGCCCCCGCCCCAGCTGGACCAAAGCCTGCTCAACCGGGAAAacctgaacaacaacaacagcaagagGAGCTGTCCGGAGGACTTCGAG CACGATGCTATATTCGGGATCCTTAACAAGGTGAAGCCTTCCTACAAATCCTGTGCCGACTGTATGTACCCTACAGCCAGCGGGGCTCCTGAGGCCTTCAGGGAGCGGGGCGAGAACCCCGGTGCCCCCGCCATCTGCACCCAGCCGACCTTCCTGCCCCACCTCACATCTTCCCCTGTGGCCTACACGTCCAGCAGGGCCCGAGCTTTAGAGAGACTGGGCTCTGGCCCAAGTGAAAGTCCCCCTTTCCTACCACCAGCAGGCTCGAGGAGGTCAGACGGTGGTGGCTCTGGGGCCGAAGCTGCCCCAGAGCCACCAGCTAGCCTTTCGGAACCTTCCAGAGAAACCCAAAGAGCCCTGCCAAAGTCCCTCCTTTTGAAGAACTCTCACTGTGATAAGAACCCTCCAAGCATGGAAGTGGCGAAGGATGAATCCCCACCCAAGAAAGATCCGAAGCCAGCCAAGGACCTGCGGCTTCTGTTCAGCAAAGAAGCTGAGAAACCAACCACCAACAGCTACTTGATGCAGCACCAGGAATCCATCATTCAGCTGCAGAAGGCGGGCTTGGTCCGGAAGCACACCAAAGAACTGGAGAGGTTAAAGGGCACGCCCGCAGACCCGGCTTCTCCCTCCAGGGACGGCACGACCAGCAGGCTGGAGGCCAGCATCCCCGAGGAGAACCCCGCTCCGCCGGGGCCCCTGCCGCTGCCTCGCCTCTCTGGGAGTGACGAGAAGTCAGAGGCCCTCCCCGCTCCACTCGAAGGAGCCCCACTCAAGAgtcccacccccttcctctgccGCCTGGATCACACCAGTCATTTCTCAAAAGACTTCCTGAAGACGATCTGCtacacccccacctcctcctccatgaGCTCCAACCTGACCCGGAGCTCCAGCAGCGACAGCATCCACAGCGTCCGAGGCAAGCCCGGGCTCGTGAAGCAGCGGACGCAGGAGATCGAGACCCGTCTCCGGCTGGCGGGCCTCACCGTCTCGTCCCCGCTGAAACGCTCACACTCTCTGGCCAAGCTCGGAAGTCTCAACTTCTCGACGGAGGACCTGTCCGGTGAGGTGGACACGTCCACTCTCGCCGATTCCCGGGACGCTAAGTTGGGCGAGCCTTCCTTCTCGTGTGAGCCCCGGGCAAACCCAAGGAACCCAGCTGCAACCTCTCCGCCATCAGGGAAACCCGCTTCAGAAAACTTGAGAAGCCCCTTGTGGATGAGCAGGAGCTGA
- the SSH1 gene encoding protein phosphatase Slingshot homolog 1 isoform X2, translated as MINLLRCEDRIKLAVRLESAWAERVRYMVVVDSSGRQDTEESILLGVDFSSKESKSCTIGMVLRLWSDTKIHLDGDGGFSVSTAGRMHVFKPVSVQAMWSALQVLHKACEVARRHNYFPGGVALIWATYYESCISSDQSCINEWNAMQDLESTRPDSPALFVDKPTEGERTERLIKAKLRSIMMSQDLENVTSKEIRNELETQMNCNLKEFKEFIDNEMLLILGQMDKPSLIFDHLYLGSEWNASNLEELQGSGVDYILNVTREIDNFFPGLFAYHNIRVYDEETTDLLAHWNEAYHFINKAKRNHSKCLVHCKMGVSRSASTVIAYAMKEFGWPLEKAYNYVKQKRSITRPNAGFMRQLSEYEGILDASKQRHNKLWRQQGDTCLQPPTEDPAGSGDFLPETLDGTPEAQLPCLDDAAQPGFPDSRAPGGAALPCCFRRLSDPLLHPPGGETRSVVHLEDLERDALLEEAAEATEAHRPAAHPQEASGPCEKEVKKKLEFGSPKARSGWSPQVEEMEGEEAPGAGRWGRPPPQLDQSLLNRENLNNNNSKRSCPEDFEHDAIFGILNKVKPSYKSCADCMYPTASGAPEAFRERGENPGAPAICTQPTFLPHLTSSPVAYTSSRARALERLGSGPSESPPFLPPAGSRRSDGGGSGAEAAPEPPASLSEPSRETQRALPKSLLLKNSHCDKNPPSMEVAKDESPPKKDPKPAKDLRLLFSKEAEKPTTNSYLMQHQESIIQLQKAGLVRKHTKELERLKGTPADPASPSRDGTTSRLEASIPEENPAPPGPLPLPRLSGSDEKSEALPAPLEGAPLKSPTPFLCRLDHTSHFSKDFLKTICYTPTSSSMSSNLTRSSSSDSIHSVRGKPGLVKQRTQEIETRLRLAGLTVSSPLKRSHSLAKLGSLNFSTEDLSGEVDTSTLADSRDAKLGEPSFSCEPRANPRNPAATSPPSGKPASENLRSPLWMSRS; from the exons atgatCAACCTCCTGCGTTGTGAAGATCGGATCAAGCTG GCCGTGCGCTTGGAGAGCGCCTGGGCGGAGCGGGTCCGGTACATGGTGGTGGTAGACAGCAGCGGGCGCCAGGACACGGAGGAGAGCATCTTGCTGGGAGTCGACTTTTCCAGTAAGGAGAG TAAAAGCTGTACCATCGGGATGGTTCTCCGGCTGTGGAGCGACACGAAAATCCACCTCGACGGAGATGG tgggttcagcgtcAGCACAGCGGGACGGATGCACGTCTTCAAGCCCGTGTCTGTCCAGGCCATGTG gtCTGCCCTGCAGGTCCTTCACAAGGCCTGCGAAGTGGCACGGAGACACAACTACTTCCCCGGCGGCGTGGCTCTCATCTGGGCCACCTACTATGAGAGCTGCATCAGCTCCGATCAGAGCTGCATCAACGAGTGGAACGCCATGCAGGACCTGGAGTCCACGCGGCCCGACTCCCCGGCCCTGTTTGTGGACAA GCCAACTGAAGGGGAGAGGACCGAGCGCCTCATCAAAGCCAAGCTCCGGAGCATCATGATGAGCCAGGATCTGGAAAACGTGACCTCAAAAGAA ATCCGTAATGAATTAGAGACGCAGATGAACTGTAACTTGAAAGAATTCAAGGAATTCATAGACAACGAGATGCTCCTTATCTTGGGACAGATGGACAAACCCTCCCTCATCTTCGACCATCTTTATCTC GGCTCTGAATGGAATGCGTCCAATCTGGAGGAGCTGCAGGGCTCAGG TGTTGACTACATTTTAAATGTCACTagagaaatagataattttttcCCTGGCTTATTTGCATATCATAACATCCGAGTCTACGACGAGGAAACAACAGACCTTCTTGCCCACTGGAACGAGGCGTACCATTTTATAAACAAAGCGAA gaGGAACCATTCCAAGTGCCTGGTGCATTGCAAGATGGGTGTCAGCCGATCCGCTTCCACGGTCATAGCCTACGCGATGAAGGAGTTTGGCTGGCCTCTGGAAAAAGCGTACAACTACGTGAAGCAGAAGCGCAGCATTACACGCCCCAACGCGGGCTTTATGAGGCAGCTGTCTGAGTATGAAGGCATCTTGGACGCGAG CAAACAACGACACAACAAGCTGTGGCGCCAGCAGGGCGACACCTGCCTCCAGCCGCCCACGGAGGACCCCGCAGGGTCTGGGGACTTCTTGCCGGAGACCCTGGACGGCACCCCAGAGGCCCAGCTGCCCTGCCTGGACGACGCTGCCCAGCCTGGGTTCCCAGACAGCAGGGCCCCAGGAGGAGCCGCCCTCCCCTGCTGCTTCCGGCGACTCTCAGACCCCCTCCTGCATCCCCCCGGCGGCGAGACCCGCAGCGTGGTCCACCTGGAGGACCTGGAGAGGGACGCCCTCCTGGAGGAAGCAGCCGAGGCGACCGAGGCACACAGGCCGGCCGCACATCCCCAGGAAGCTTCCGGACCCTGCGAGAAGGAGGTGAAGAAGAAGCTGGAGTTCGGGAGCCCCAAGGCCCGGAGTGGCTGGTCGCCCCAGGTGGAGGAGATGGAAGGGGAGGAGGCCCCGGGAGCAGGGCGGTGGGGGCGGCCCCCGCCCCAGCTGGACCAAAGCCTGCTCAACCGGGAAAacctgaacaacaacaacagcaagagGAGCTGTCCGGAGGACTTCGAG CACGATGCTATATTCGGGATCCTTAACAAGGTGAAGCCTTCCTACAAATCCTGTGCCGACTGTATGTACCCTACAGCCAGCGGGGCTCCTGAGGCCTTCAGGGAGCGGGGCGAGAACCCCGGTGCCCCCGCCATCTGCACCCAGCCGACCTTCCTGCCCCACCTCACATCTTCCCCTGTGGCCTACACGTCCAGCAGGGCCCGAGCTTTAGAGAGACTGGGCTCTGGCCCAAGTGAAAGTCCCCCTTTCCTACCACCAGCAGGCTCGAGGAGGTCAGACGGTGGTGGCTCTGGGGCCGAAGCTGCCCCAGAGCCACCAGCTAGCCTTTCGGAACCTTCCAGAGAAACCCAAAGAGCCCTGCCAAAGTCCCTCCTTTTGAAGAACTCTCACTGTGATAAGAACCCTCCAAGCATGGAAGTGGCGAAGGATGAATCCCCACCCAAGAAAGATCCGAAGCCAGCCAAGGACCTGCGGCTTCTGTTCAGCAAAGAAGCTGAGAAACCAACCACCAACAGCTACTTGATGCAGCACCAGGAATCCATCATTCAGCTGCAGAAGGCGGGCTTGGTCCGGAAGCACACCAAAGAACTGGAGAGGTTAAAGGGCACGCCCGCAGACCCGGCTTCTCCCTCCAGGGACGGCACGACCAGCAGGCTGGAGGCCAGCATCCCCGAGGAGAACCCCGCTCCGCCGGGGCCCCTGCCGCTGCCTCGCCTCTCTGGGAGTGACGAGAAGTCAGAGGCCCTCCCCGCTCCACTCGAAGGAGCCCCACTCAAGAgtcccacccccttcctctgccGCCTGGATCACACCAGTCATTTCTCAAAAGACTTCCTGAAGACGATCTGCtacacccccacctcctcctccatgaGCTCCAACCTGACCCGGAGCTCCAGCAGCGACAGCATCCACAGCGTCCGAGGCAAGCCCGGGCTCGTGAAGCAGCGGACGCAGGAGATCGAGACCCGTCTCCGGCTGGCGGGCCTCACCGTCTCGTCCCCGCTGAAACGCTCACACTCTCTGGCCAAGCTCGGAAGTCTCAACTTCTCGACGGAGGACCTGTCCGGTGAGGTGGACACGTCCACTCTCGCCGATTCCCGGGACGCTAAGTTGGGCGAGCCTTCCTTCTCGTGTGAGCCCCGGGCAAACCCAAGGAACCCAGCTGCAACCTCTCCGCCATCAGGGAAACCCGCTTCAGAAAACTTGAGAAGCCCCTTGTGGATGAGCAGGAGCTGA
- the SSH1 gene encoding protein phosphatase Slingshot homolog 1 isoform X3 yields the protein MHVFKPVSVQAMWSALQVLHKACEVARRHNYFPGGVALIWATYYESCISSDQSCINEWNAMQDLESTRPDSPALFVDKPTEGERTERLIKAKLRSIMMSQDLENVTSKEIRNELETQMNCNLKEFKEFIDNEMLLILGQMDKPSLIFDHLYLGSEWNASNLEELQGSGVDYILNVTREIDNFFPGLFAYHNIRVYDEETTDLLAHWNEAYHFINKAKRNHSKCLVHCKMGVSRSASTVIAYAMKEFGWPLEKAYNYVKQKRSITRPNAGFMRQLSEYEGILDASKQRHNKLWRQQGDTCLQPPTEDPAGSGDFLPETLDGTPEAQLPCLDDAAQPGFPDSRAPGGAALPCCFRRLSDPLLHPPGGETRSVVHLEDLERDALLEEAAEATEAHRPAAHPQEASGPCEKEVKKKLEFGSPKARSGWSPQVEEMEGEEAPGAGRWGRPPPQLDQSLLNRENLNNNNSKRSCPEDFEHDAIFGILNKVKPSYKSCADCMYPTASGAPEAFRERGENPGAPAICTQPTFLPHLTSSPVAYTSSRARALERLGSGPSESPPFLPPAGSRRSDGGGSGAEAAPEPPASLSEPSRETQRALPKSLLLKNSHCDKNPPSMEVAKDESPPKKDPKPAKDLRLLFSKEAEKPTTNSYLMQHQESIIQLQKAGLVRKHTKELERLKGTPADPASPSRDGTTSRLEASIPEENPAPPGPLPLPRLSGSDEKSEALPAPLEGAPLKSPTPFLCRLDHTSHFSKDFLKTICYTPTSSSMSSNLTRSSSSDSIHSVRGKPGLVKQRTQEIETRLRLAGLTVSSPLKRSHSLAKLGSLNFSTEDLSGEVDTSTLADSRDAKLGEPSFSCEPRANPRNPAATSPPSGKPASENLRSPLWMSRS from the exons ATGCACGTCTTCAAGCCCGTGTCTGTCCAGGCCATGTG gtCTGCCCTGCAGGTCCTTCACAAGGCCTGCGAAGTGGCACGGAGACACAACTACTTCCCCGGCGGCGTGGCTCTCATCTGGGCCACCTACTATGAGAGCTGCATCAGCTCCGATCAGAGCTGCATCAACGAGTGGAACGCCATGCAGGACCTGGAGTCCACGCGGCCCGACTCCCCGGCCCTGTTTGTGGACAA GCCAACTGAAGGGGAGAGGACCGAGCGCCTCATCAAAGCCAAGCTCCGGAGCATCATGATGAGCCAGGATCTGGAAAACGTGACCTCAAAAGAA ATCCGTAATGAATTAGAGACGCAGATGAACTGTAACTTGAAAGAATTCAAGGAATTCATAGACAACGAGATGCTCCTTATCTTGGGACAGATGGACAAACCCTCCCTCATCTTCGACCATCTTTATCTC GGCTCTGAATGGAATGCGTCCAATCTGGAGGAGCTGCAGGGCTCAGG TGTTGACTACATTTTAAATGTCACTagagaaatagataattttttcCCTGGCTTATTTGCATATCATAACATCCGAGTCTACGACGAGGAAACAACAGACCTTCTTGCCCACTGGAACGAGGCGTACCATTTTATAAACAAAGCGAA gaGGAACCATTCCAAGTGCCTGGTGCATTGCAAGATGGGTGTCAGCCGATCCGCTTCCACGGTCATAGCCTACGCGATGAAGGAGTTTGGCTGGCCTCTGGAAAAAGCGTACAACTACGTGAAGCAGAAGCGCAGCATTACACGCCCCAACGCGGGCTTTATGAGGCAGCTGTCTGAGTATGAAGGCATCTTGGACGCGAG CAAACAACGACACAACAAGCTGTGGCGCCAGCAGGGCGACACCTGCCTCCAGCCGCCCACGGAGGACCCCGCAGGGTCTGGGGACTTCTTGCCGGAGACCCTGGACGGCACCCCAGAGGCCCAGCTGCCCTGCCTGGACGACGCTGCCCAGCCTGGGTTCCCAGACAGCAGGGCCCCAGGAGGAGCCGCCCTCCCCTGCTGCTTCCGGCGACTCTCAGACCCCCTCCTGCATCCCCCCGGCGGCGAGACCCGCAGCGTGGTCCACCTGGAGGACCTGGAGAGGGACGCCCTCCTGGAGGAAGCAGCCGAGGCGACCGAGGCACACAGGCCGGCCGCACATCCCCAGGAAGCTTCCGGACCCTGCGAGAAGGAGGTGAAGAAGAAGCTGGAGTTCGGGAGCCCCAAGGCCCGGAGTGGCTGGTCGCCCCAGGTGGAGGAGATGGAAGGGGAGGAGGCCCCGGGAGCAGGGCGGTGGGGGCGGCCCCCGCCCCAGCTGGACCAAAGCCTGCTCAACCGGGAAAacctgaacaacaacaacagcaagagGAGCTGTCCGGAGGACTTCGAG CACGATGCTATATTCGGGATCCTTAACAAGGTGAAGCCTTCCTACAAATCCTGTGCCGACTGTATGTACCCTACAGCCAGCGGGGCTCCTGAGGCCTTCAGGGAGCGGGGCGAGAACCCCGGTGCCCCCGCCATCTGCACCCAGCCGACCTTCCTGCCCCACCTCACATCTTCCCCTGTGGCCTACACGTCCAGCAGGGCCCGAGCTTTAGAGAGACTGGGCTCTGGCCCAAGTGAAAGTCCCCCTTTCCTACCACCAGCAGGCTCGAGGAGGTCAGACGGTGGTGGCTCTGGGGCCGAAGCTGCCCCAGAGCCACCAGCTAGCCTTTCGGAACCTTCCAGAGAAACCCAAAGAGCCCTGCCAAAGTCCCTCCTTTTGAAGAACTCTCACTGTGATAAGAACCCTCCAAGCATGGAAGTGGCGAAGGATGAATCCCCACCCAAGAAAGATCCGAAGCCAGCCAAGGACCTGCGGCTTCTGTTCAGCAAAGAAGCTGAGAAACCAACCACCAACAGCTACTTGATGCAGCACCAGGAATCCATCATTCAGCTGCAGAAGGCGGGCTTGGTCCGGAAGCACACCAAAGAACTGGAGAGGTTAAAGGGCACGCCCGCAGACCCGGCTTCTCCCTCCAGGGACGGCACGACCAGCAGGCTGGAGGCCAGCATCCCCGAGGAGAACCCCGCTCCGCCGGGGCCCCTGCCGCTGCCTCGCCTCTCTGGGAGTGACGAGAAGTCAGAGGCCCTCCCCGCTCCACTCGAAGGAGCCCCACTCAAGAgtcccacccccttcctctgccGCCTGGATCACACCAGTCATTTCTCAAAAGACTTCCTGAAGACGATCTGCtacacccccacctcctcctccatgaGCTCCAACCTGACCCGGAGCTCCAGCAGCGACAGCATCCACAGCGTCCGAGGCAAGCCCGGGCTCGTGAAGCAGCGGACGCAGGAGATCGAGACCCGTCTCCGGCTGGCGGGCCTCACCGTCTCGTCCCCGCTGAAACGCTCACACTCTCTGGCCAAGCTCGGAAGTCTCAACTTCTCGACGGAGGACCTGTCCGGTGAGGTGGACACGTCCACTCTCGCCGATTCCCGGGACGCTAAGTTGGGCGAGCCTTCCTTCTCGTGTGAGCCCCGGGCAAACCCAAGGAACCCAGCTGCAACCTCTCCGCCATCAGGGAAACCCGCTTCAGAAAACTTGAGAAGCCCCTTGTGGATGAGCAGGAGCTGA